DNA from Longimicrobiaceae bacterium:
ACCCGCGTCGCGGCGGTCACGCTCCCCGACGAGGTGGGCGCCGACCCCGCCTTCTCGCCCACGGCCGCGCACTACGTGCAGCGGATCTTCGAGCAGGTGGGGCACGCCTTCGACCTGCGCCTCTGCGTGAAGGACTTCCCGGACGCCTGCCGGCTCTCGGACCACGGCGTCTTCGAGGACCTGGACTTCGGCGCGGGGCCGGTCTCCCCCGAGTACCGGCGGGAGGAGGTGCTGACGGTCACGCGCGACGGGCGGATGGACGGCCTGCTCCTCTGGCTGAGGATGGAGCTGGCCGAAGGGGACGTGCTGGACATCATGGAGGAGGAGACGGCCTGGTTCCCCGCGTACTTCCCCCTCTTCGATCCCGGCGTCGAGGTCCGGGCCGGCGACCGGATCCGGCTGGAGTGCGGCGCCGCGGTCTCCGGCAACGGCGTCTCGCCGGACTACTCGGTGCGCGGGGCGGTGCTCCGGCGCGAGGGGGGCGCGGTGGAGTTCGAGCACACCTCCGCCCACCACGGGCCCGGCTACCGCGCGAGCCCCTTCTACCGGAAGCTGTTCCGGGGCGACGAGGTCCCGGTGCGCGCGCGCGAGGCGGAGGCCGGGCTCCCGCAGGTTCTGCGGGAGCGGCTGGCGGCGGTCCTCCCCGAGCACATGGTGCCCTCCACGGTGGTCGTGCTGGAGCGGCTTCCCCTGGGCCCCACGGGGAAGGTGGACCGGCGGGCGCTACCGGAGCCGGACGGGAGCGCCTCGGCGGAGTACCTGGCGCCCCGGACGGAGACGGAAGGGGAGCTGGCCGCCATCTGGGGCGAGGTGCTGGGGATGGAGCGGACCGGGGTCCGGCACTCCTTCTTCGACCTGGGCGGACACTCGCTCCTCGCCACGCGGGTGGTCTCCAGGATCCGGCAGGTGTTCGACGTGGACCTCCCGGTCCGGCTCATGTTCGAGGCGCCCACGATCGAGGCGCTGGCCCACCACGTCGACGGCGCGGTCCGGGCCCGCCTGGAGCAGCTCGCCAGCGGGCTGGAGGGGCTGGACGACGGCGAGCTCGCCGCGCTCCTGGCGGACCTGGACATGGAGAGCGCGGCGGGGTCCCATGACTGACCTGCTCCTCCAGCTCGCGAAGCTCTCCCCCGAGAAGAGGCGGCTGCTCGAACAGCGGCTCAGGGCGGGACCGCCGCCGACGGCCGAGCTCCGGCCCCGCGCGCGCGGCGGCGAGCCGCTCCCGCTCTCCTTCGCGCAGCAGCGGCTCTGGTTCGTCGACCGGCTCGATCCCGGTCGCTCTACGTACAACATGTCCTACCCGCTGCGCGTCAGCGGAGAGCTGGACCTCCCGGCGCTCCGGCGTGCCCTCGACGAGGTCGTGCGCCGCCACGAGTCGCTGCGCACCCGCTTCCCCGTCCGGGACGGCGAGCCGGAGCAGGTGGTGGAGCCCGCTTCGCGGGCGCGGCTCCCGCTCGTGGACCTGGGCGGGCTGGGGGAGCGGGCGCGCGAGGCCGAGCTGCGGCGGCTGGCCGCCGAGGAAGCGGGGCGGCCGTTCGACCTGGCAGCGGGCCCGCTCCTGCGGACCACTGCCGTGCGGCTGGGGGCGGCGGATGCGGCGGTGTTCTTCACCATGCACCACATCGTCAGCGACGGGTGGAGCATCGGGATCCTGGTGCGCGAGGTGTCCGCGCTCTACGCGGCGCACTCGCGCGGAGAGGCGCTGCGCCTCCCCGACCTCCCGCTGCAGTACGCCGACTACGCGGCCTGGCAGAGGGAGTGGCTCACCGGCGCGGTCCTGCAGGAGCAGGTCGGCTTCTGGCGGGAGCGCCTGGCGGGAGCCCCCGCGCTGCTGGAGCTTCCCACCGACCGGCCGCGGCCGCCGGTGGCGGGCGACGGCGGGGCGATCCACGGCTTCGCGGCCGGGGCGGCCACCACGGCCGCGCTGGACGCGCTCGCCCGCCGCGAGGGGGCGACGCGATTCATGGTCCTGCTCGCGGCGTGGCAGCTCCTGCTGGCGCGCTACGCGGGGACGGACGACGTGGTGGTGGGGACTCCCATCGCGGGCCGGACGTGGGCGGAGACGGAAGGGCTGATCGGCCTCTTCGTCAACACGCTGGTGCTGCGCGCCCGCGTCCCCCGCACGATCACCTTTCGCGAGCTGCTCCACCATGTGCGCGAGACGACGCTGGGGGCGTTCGAGCACCAGGAGTTCCCGTTTGAGAAGCTGGTGCAGGAGCTGGGCATGGAGCGGAGCCAGGCCTACTCGCCGGTCTTCCAGGTGATGTTCGCCCTCCAGAACGCCGGGGGCGGGGAGCTGGAGCTGGACGGGGCGGGGGTGGAGGGGGTGGACGCGGGTGAGTCGGCCCCCGCGAGGTTCGACCTGTCGCTGAGCCTGTTCGGCGCGGACGCGGAGATCCGCGGGGAGCTCACCTACCGCGTGGAGCTGTGGGAGCGCGCGAGCATCGCCCGGCTGCTGCGGCACTACGGCCGCGTCCTGGAGCAGGTGGTGCAGGCCCCGGAGCGGCTGCTCCGGGACGTGTCGCTGCTGGCCGACGGGGAGCGCGCCCAGGTGCTGGAGGGGTGGAACGCGACCTCCGCCGCGTACCCCCGCGGCCGGTGCGTGCACGAGCTGTTCGCCGAGCAGGCGGCGTGCACCCCGGGCGCCCCCGCCGTGGTGTTCCGCGGCGAGACGCTCACGTACGCCGAGCTGGACCGGAGGTCGAACCGGCTCGCCCACGCGCTGCGGCGCCGCGGGGTGGGGCCGGAGGTGCGGGTGGCGCTCTGCCTGGAGCGGGGGGTGGAGCAGGTCGTCGCCGTCCTGGGGGTGCTCAGGGCCGGTGGCGCGTACGTGCCGTTGGACCCGGCGCACCCGCCAGAGCGGCTGGCCCTCCTGCTCTCCGACGCGGGCGCGCCCGTCGTCCTCACGCAGCCGCACCTGCGGGAGCGGCTCCCCTCCACCGGGGCGCAGGTCCTCTGCCTGGACGGGGATCTCCCCGGCCCCGGGGTCGGCGATGCGGCGCCCCCGGAGAGCGGGGCCGTGCCGGAGAACCTGGCGTACGTCGTCTACACCTCGGGCTCCACCGGCCGCCCCAAGGGCGTGATGGTCACCCACCGCTCCGTCGTCAACCTTGCCGCGGCGCTCCGGGAGGCCGTCTACGGGCGGCGCGGAGCGGATGCCGCCCCGCGGGTGAGCATGAACGGGCCGCTCACCTTCGACACCTCGGTGAAGCAGTGGGTGCAGCTCCTCTCGGGGGCGGCGCTCTACCCCGTCCCGGACGAGGTCCGCTACGACGGCGGGACGATGGGCGAGTGGCTGCGGGAAAGCCGCGTGGAGGTGCTCGACTGCACCCCCGCGCAGCTCCGGGTGCTCATCGCCGACGGGCTGCTGGAGCAGGCGGGCGCCGCACCGACCGACGTGCTGGTCGCGGGCGAGGCCATCGACCCGGCGACGTGGCGCCGGCTTGGGGAGGACGCGGGGCGCCGGTACTACAACCTCTACGGGCCCACGGAGTGCACCGTCGACGCCGTGCTGAGCCCGGTGGAGGCGTCGCGGCCGGTGCCCGTCATCGGGCGGCCGATCGGCAACGTGCGCGCGTACGTGCTGGACGCCGGCCTGGACCCGGTGCCCGTGGGGGTCCCCGGCGAGCTGTACGTCGGCGGGGAGGGGGTGGCGCGCGGCTACCTGGGGAGGGCGGACCTCACGGCGGCCGCCTTCCTCCCCGACCCCTTCGGCGGACGGTCCGGCGCGCGGCTGTACGGGACGGGAGACCGGGTGCGGTGGCTCCCCTCGGGGGAGCTGGAGTACCTGGGGCGGACGGACTTCCAGGTGAAGGTGCGCGGCTTCCGCATCGAGCCGGGCGAGGTCGAGGCCGCGCTGCAGGCGCACCCGTCGGTGCGCGAGGCGGTCGTGGTGGTGCGGGAGGACACGCCGGGGGAGAAGCGCCTGGCCGCGTACGTCGTGGGCGGCGACGTGGCGGCCGCGGCGCTGCGCGCGCACCTCGGGGCGCGGCTGCCGGAGTACATGGTCCCCTCCGATTTCGTGGTGCTGGAGTCGCTCCCGCTCACCCCCAACGGCAAGGTGGACCGGCGGGCGCTCCCCGCGCCGGAGGCGGCGTCCGGGGACGCGTTCGTGGCGCCGCGCACGCCCACCGAGGAGATCGTCTCGGGGATCTGGGCGGAGGTCCTGGGCGCCGCGCGCGTGGGAGCGGCGGACGACTTCTTCGCGCTCGGCGGGCACAGCCTCCTGGTGGCGCGCGTGGTCTCGCGCGTGCGGCGCTCACTCGGGGTCGAGCTTCCCCTGCGGGCGGTCTTCGACGCCTCCACCGTGGCCGGGCTCGCGGCGCGGATCGACGCCCTCCTCCGCGAAGAGCGGGAGGGGCCGGTCCCGCCCCTGGCGCCCGTCCGGCGCGACCTGCCGCTGCCGCTCTCCTTCGCGCAGCAGCGGCTCTGGCTCATCCACCAGCTCGATCCCGCGAGCCCCGCGTACAACATCGGCTACCCGCTCCTCGTCCGGGGCCGGCTGGACGTGGGAGCGCTGCGGCGGGCGCTCTCCGGGGTGGTGCGGCGGCACGAGACGCTGCGCACCCGCTTCGCCGAAGAGGGCGGGACGCCCGTCCAGGTGGTCGGCCGCGCGGAGCGGGCCGCCGTGGGCGTCGTCGACCTGCGGGAGCTCCCACGAGCGGCGGCCGGCGACGTTCTGCGCCGGCTCGCGCGCGAGGACGCGCTACGCCCCTTCGACCTGGCGCGCGGGCCGCTCCTGCGCGCCACCCTCGTGCGTACGGACGCTGAAGAGTGGGGGCTCCTCGTCAGCATGCACCACATCGTCAGCGACGGGTGGAGCACCGGGGTGATGGTCCGGGAGCTCTCGGAGCTGTACGACGCCTGCACCGGGGGGCGGGAGCCGCGCCTCCCCGTGCTCCCGGTGCAGTACGCGGACTACGCCGCGTGGCAGCGCGCCTGGCTCTCCGGCGACACCCTCGAGGCGCAGCTCGCCTACTGGCGGAAGGCCCTGGCGGGAGCCCCGCCGGTCCTGGAGCTCCCGGGCGATCACCGGTCCGGAGCCGCTCCGGAGCCGCTCGCCGGCACCCACGTGTTCCGTGTGCCGGAGAAGACGACCCGCGCCCTGCGGACGCTGGGGCGCGAGGAGGGCGCCACGCAGTTCATGGTGCTGCTGGCCGCCGTGCAGGCACTCCTCTCCGTCTACTCGGGGCAGGAGGACCTGGTCGTCGGCACCCCCGTCGCCAACCGCACGCGCGGGGAGACGGAGGGGCTGATCGGCTTCTTCGTCAACACGCTCGTGCTGCGCGCCGACCTCTCCGGCACCCCCACCTTCCGCGCGCTGCTGGCCCGGGTGCGGGAGACCACGCTGGGCGCCTTCGCGCACCAGGAGCTCCCGTTCGAGCGGGTGGTGGAGGAGCTGCAGCCGGAGCGGAGCCTCAGCCGCATGCCCTTCTTCCAGGTGATGTTCACCCACCAGGAGTCCGGGGCGGGGGAGCTGCGCCTGGGCGGCGTGCACGCCGAGCCCCTGGAGGGAGCGGAGGGGATCGCCAAGTTCGACCTCCTGGTGTCCTTCACCGGGGGCGAGGACGGGCTGACCGGGGCGCTGGAGTACGCCGCCGACCGGTTCGCGCCCGCCACCATCGCGCGGATGGCAGAGCACCTCCGCGTCCTCCTGGAGGGAGCCGCCGCCGACGCGGACCGGGCGATCACGGCGGCGTCGCTGCTGGACGGGGCGGAGCGGGAGAGGGTGGTCGTGGAGTGGAACGACACGAGGACCGCCTATCCCCGCGGGAGCAGCATCCCCGCCCTCTTCGCCGAGGCCGCCGCCCGCACCCCGGCCGCGGTGGCGCTCTCCTTTGCCGGTGACACGCTCACGTACGCGGAGCTGGACGCGCGCTCCGCCCGGCTGGCGCACCTGCTGCGCGCCCGCGGCGTGGGACCGGACACCCCCGTGGGGCTCCTCCTGGAGCGCTCGGCGGAGCTGGTGGTCGGCATGCTGGCCGTGCTGCGGGCCGGGGGCTTTTACGTCCCGCTGGACCCCGCCAACCCGGCCGAGCGCCTGGCGGCGATGCTCTCGGAGACCGCCGGGCCCGTGTTGCTCACCCGGGGCTCCCTGCGCGGGCGCATCGCGGAGAGCGCGGCCCGGGTGCTGGACCTCCAGGAGCTCGCCGCGCTCCTGGACGGGTACCCGGCAGAGGCGCCCGCCGTGGAGGTCGGACCGCAGCACCTGGCCTACGTGGTCTACACCTCCGGATCGACCGGGAAGCCCAAGGGGATCGCCGTCCCGCACCGGGGCGTGGTGCGCCTGGTGAAGGAGAGCGACTACGTTCGGCTCACCCCCGGCGACCGCGTGGCGCAGGCCTCCAACGCCTCCTTCGACGCGGCCACCTTCGAGGTCTGGGGGGCGCTGCTGAACGGGGCCGCCCTGGTGGGCGTGGACCGGGACACCATGCTCGCTCCCTCGCGCTTCGTCTCCTTCCTGCGGGAGGAGCGGATCACCACGCTCTTCCTGACCACGGCGCTCTTCAACCAGGTGGTGCGCGAGGTGCCCG
Protein-coding regions in this window:
- a CDS encoding amino acid adenylation domain-containing protein, which gives rise to MTDLLLQLAKLSPEKRRLLEQRLRAGPPPTAELRPRARGGEPLPLSFAQQRLWFVDRLDPGRSTYNMSYPLRVSGELDLPALRRALDEVVRRHESLRTRFPVRDGEPEQVVEPASRARLPLVDLGGLGERAREAELRRLAAEEAGRPFDLAAGPLLRTTAVRLGAADAAVFFTMHHIVSDGWSIGILVREVSALYAAHSRGEALRLPDLPLQYADYAAWQREWLTGAVLQEQVGFWRERLAGAPALLELPTDRPRPPVAGDGGAIHGFAAGAATTAALDALARREGATRFMVLLAAWQLLLARYAGTDDVVVGTPIAGRTWAETEGLIGLFVNTLVLRARVPRTITFRELLHHVRETTLGAFEHQEFPFEKLVQELGMERSQAYSPVFQVMFALQNAGGGELELDGAGVEGVDAGESAPARFDLSLSLFGADAEIRGELTYRVELWERASIARLLRHYGRVLEQVVQAPERLLRDVSLLADGERAQVLEGWNATSAAYPRGRCVHELFAEQAACTPGAPAVVFRGETLTYAELDRRSNRLAHALRRRGVGPEVRVALCLERGVEQVVAVLGVLRAGGAYVPLDPAHPPERLALLLSDAGAPVVLTQPHLRERLPSTGAQVLCLDGDLPGPGVGDAAPPESGAVPENLAYVVYTSGSTGRPKGVMVTHRSVVNLAAALREAVYGRRGADAAPRVSMNGPLTFDTSVKQWVQLLSGAALYPVPDEVRYDGGTMGEWLRESRVEVLDCTPAQLRVLIADGLLEQAGAAPTDVLVAGEAIDPATWRRLGEDAGRRYYNLYGPTECTVDAVLSPVEASRPVPVIGRPIGNVRAYVLDAGLDPVPVGVPGELYVGGEGVARGYLGRADLTAAAFLPDPFGGRSGARLYGTGDRVRWLPSGELEYLGRTDFQVKVRGFRIEPGEVEAALQAHPSVREAVVVVREDTPGEKRLAAYVVGGDVAAAALRAHLGARLPEYMVPSDFVVLESLPLTPNGKVDRRALPAPEAASGDAFVAPRTPTEEIVSGIWAEVLGAARVGAADDFFALGGHSLLVARVVSRVRRSLGVELPLRAVFDASTVAGLAARIDALLREEREGPVPPLAPVRRDLPLPLSFAQQRLWLIHQLDPASPAYNIGYPLLVRGRLDVGALRRALSGVVRRHETLRTRFAEEGGTPVQVVGRAERAAVGVVDLRELPRAAAGDVLRRLAREDALRPFDLARGPLLRATLVRTDAEEWGLLVSMHHIVSDGWSTGVMVRELSELYDACTGGREPRLPVLPVQYADYAAWQRAWLSGDTLEAQLAYWRKALAGAPPVLELPGDHRSGAAPEPLAGTHVFRVPEKTTRALRTLGREEGATQFMVLLAAVQALLSVYSGQEDLVVGTPVANRTRGETEGLIGFFVNTLVLRADLSGTPTFRALLARVRETTLGAFAHQELPFERVVEELQPERSLSRMPFFQVMFTHQESGAGELRLGGVHAEPLEGAEGIAKFDLLVSFTGGEDGLTGALEYAADRFAPATIARMAEHLRVLLEGAAADADRAITAASLLDGAERERVVVEWNDTRTAYPRGSSIPALFAEAAARTPAAVALSFAGDTLTYAELDARSARLAHLLRARGVGPDTPVGLLLERSAELVVGMLAVLRAGGFYVPLDPANPAERLAAMLSETAGPVLLTRGSLRGRIAESAARVLDLQELAALLDGYPAEAPAVEVGPQHLAYVVYTSGSTGKPKGIAVPHRGVVRLVKESDYVRLTPGDRVAQASNASFDAATFEVWGALLNGAALVGVDRDTMLAPSRFVSFLREERITTLFLTTALFNQVVREVPEGFRTLTHLLFGGEAVDPSAVRACLAAGAPERLLHVYGPTESTTFASWHRVERVGEDAGTVPIGRGIANTTLYVLDRGGEPVPEGVPGELYVGGDGVARGYLNRPGLTAERFLPDPFGGEPGARLYRTGDRVRWTEGEIEFLGRVDFQVKIRGFRIEPGEIEGVLLGHPGVRDAVVLAPEDGGERRLVGYVVPREGAELGAEGVREYLRQRLPEYMVPASVVVLDAMPLNANGKVDRRALPKPERASGEGYVPPRTPVQEVLAGIWADVLGAGRVGAADDFFALGGHSLLATRVVSRVREAFGVELPLRALFEAPTPAALAERVEALRG